CGTCCTGGTCGTGGTCGGCCTGGTGACCCTGCGCCAGACCCCCGAGGACCCGGTCCGCACGGTGGAGACCGCCTCCACGATCCAGCTGGCCGCGGCCCGGGCCGGCTACGAGCTGCTCGTGCCCCAGGACCTCTCCGACCAGTGGCGGCCCACCAGCGTCCGCACCGACGCCGGCGACGCCGTCGAGGACGGCGACCCGGTCACCCTGCAGATCGGCTGGTTCAGCCCCGACGACCAGTACGCCGGCTACGTCGTCACCGACGACAGCGGTGCCGACGCCGTCACCGACGTGCTCGACGACGCCACCGCCGAGGGCACCAGCGAGCTGGGCGGGCGCACCTGGGAGCGGTTCACCACCGCCCGCGAGGAGACCGCCCTGCGCTTCGAGGGGGACGGCGTGGTCGCGCTGGTCACCGGCTCGGCCGCCGACGGGGAGCTGGAGACCCTCGCCGCCTCGGTCGGGCCCTACTCCGCGGGCTGAGCCTGGTCGGGTCCGGCGGCGGCCAGCCGCTCGCGGGCCTCGTCCAGCCAGTGCTGGCAGACCCCGGCGAGCTCCTCGCCGCGTTCCCACAGCGCCAGGGACTCCTCCAGTGTGAGCCCGCCGCCCTCCAGCCGGCGGACGACGTCGGCGAGCTCCTCGCGGGCCTGCTCGTAGCTCTGCGTCGGGGCGGGCTCGGGGGTGCTCACGAGGACCCATCCTGCCGGTCGACCCGCACCGGGATGCGTCCGCCGGCCACCCGGACCACCAGCGCCTCGTCGTCGGCCACCTGACCCGGATCGCGGACCAGGCCGCCGTCGGCGGTCTGCACGAGGGCGTAGCCCCGGTCCAGGGTGGCCGCCGGCGACAACGCGGTGACCCGGGCCCGGGCGTGCTCGAGGTCGCGGACGGCGACGTCGACGCGGTGGGTGAGGGTCCGGGTGGCCCGCTGGCGCATCGCGGCTACGTCCTCGGCCCGGCCCGCCAGCAGCCGCTGCGGGTCGGCCAGCGCCGGGCGGCTGCGCACCGACTCCAGCCAGCGCTCCTGCTGGTCCAGTCGGCCGGTGACCAGCGAGCGGGCCCGGGCGCGCAGGCCGTCGACCAGGCGGCGCTGCTCGCCGATCTCGGGCACCACCCGGTGCGCGGCGTCGGTCGGGGTCGCGGCGCGCACGTCGGCGACGTGGTCGACCAGCGTCGTGTCGGTCTCGTGCCCGACGGCGGTGACCACCGGGGTGCGGCAGGCGGCGATCGCGCGCACCAGCCCCTCGTCGGAGAAGGGCAGCAGGTCCTCCACCGAGCCGCCGCCCCGGGCGACCACGATGACCTCCACCGTCGGGTCGGCGTCCAGCCGCTGCAGGCCCTCGATCACCCCGGCCGCGGCGGACGGTCCCTGGACGACGGTGTGGTGCACGGCGAAGCGGACGGCGGGCCAGCGGCGCCCGGCGGTGACCAGGACGTCCCGCTCGGCGGCGCTGCCCCTGCCGGTGACGAGCCCGACCACGGCGGGGGCGAAGGGCAGCGGCCGCTTGCGGTGGGCGTCGAAGAGGCCCTCGGCGGCCAGCAGCGCGCGGATCCGCTCGATCCGGGCCAGCAGCTCACCCAGGCCGACCGCGCGGATCTCGGTGGCACGCAGCGAGAACGAGCCCCGGGCGACGTAGTAGTCCGGCCGGGCGCGCACGACCACCCGGGCGCCCTCGGTCAACGCCAGGCCGGGCCGGTCGGCGACGTCCCGGTGGCAGGTGACCGGCACCGACAGGTCTGCCGCGCCGTCGCGCAGGGTGAGGAAGACCGTCGCGCTGCCGCGCCGGGAGAGCTGGGCGACCTGGCCCTCGACCCACACCTCGCCGAGGCGGCCGATCCAGTCGGCGACCTTGCGGGCCACGGTGCGCACCGGCCACGGCTGCTCGGGGGAGGAGGGCGCCGTCACGGGTCCGAGCGTGCCAGGTGGGTTCCCAGCAGACCCCCAGGCCCGGGGCGCAGCCTCACCGGCGTGCGGCTGCGGACGTGGGGTGGACTGGTCGGAGCGGTGCTGACCGCTGGGGTGCTCGTGGCGGCGGGGGCGGCGCCGTGGGTGGTGGGCGCCGGGTTGGCCGGGCGGGCGGCGACAGCCGGCCAGGGGCCGCTGTCGGCCGAGGCCGTCGCGCAGGTGACCCAGCAGCTGCCGGGGGTCACCCGGGTGCTGGCGTCGGACGGCTCGCTGATCACCGACTTCTACACCCGGGACCGCACACCGGTCACCGCTGACCAGATCGCCCCGGTCGTGGGCACGGCGCTGGTCGACGTCGAGGACTCCCGCTTCTACTCCCACGGCGGGGTCGACCCGATCGGCACGCTGCGCGCCCTGGTCGCCGACGTCACCTCGGGCGGGGCGGCGCAGGGCGGGTCCACGCTGACCCAGCAGCTGGTCAAGCAGACCCTGCTGCAGGAGGCCACCAGCACGGCCGGCCAGCAGGCCGCCACCGCCGACACCCTGGGCCGCAAGCTCACCGAGGCCCGACTGGCCCTGGCCCTGGACTCCCGGCTGAGCAAGTCCGACATCCTCACCCGCTACCTGAACACCGTGTACTTCGGACACGGCGCCTACGGCATCCAGGCCGCGGCCCGGACCTACTTCTCCACCGACGCCGCGCACCTGGACACCCTGCAGGCCGCCACCCTGGCCGGGCTGGTGCAGGACCCCTCCGCCGACGACCCGATCGCCGACCCGCAGGCCGCCCGGGCCCGCCGGGACGTCGTCCTCACCCGGATGCACCAGCTCGGTGACCTGTCGGGCGCCGACCTGGCCACCGACACCGCGACCCCGGTGACCACCACCCCCGGTGCGACCCCGCCGCAGGGTTGCGCGCAGGCCGTCGTCGGCGGGTTCTTCTGCGACTACGTCCGCACCTACCTGACCGGCACCCTCGGCCTGACCGACGCGCAGCTCGACGCCGGCGGGCTCACGGTCCAGACCACGTTGCGCCCGGACGTGCAGCGGGCCGGGGACGCCGCGGTCTCGGCCACCGTGCCCGACTCCAGCCGGCTCGCTGCGGTCGACGACGTCGTGCAGCCGGGCACCGGCCACGTGCTGGGGATGAGCGTGGACCGACGGTTCGGCTGCACCGACCCCGACTGCACGTCGGTCGCGCTGCCGACGGCCGCAGCCCGGGGCTCCGGGTCGACCTACAAGCTCTTCACCGCGGCCTACGCGCTGGAGCACGGCTACACCGCGTCGTTCACCCAGACCACCTCGGACCCCTACACCTCCACGGTCTACAAGGAGAACGGCGGCACCCGTGGCACCCCGTACCAGGTGGTCAACGCCGGGCACTACCCGGAGACGCTGGATCTCGCCGACGCCCTGGTGGAGTCCTCCAACACCTTCTTCGTCGGCCTGGAGGACCACCTGGGCAGCGTCGCCGGCCCGGTGCGCACCGCCCAGGAGATGGGTCTGGCCTCGCTCACCGACGACGACGCCCAGCAGATCGTGGACGGCGAGTACGGCTCCTTCACCCTGGGCCCGCAGGCCACCAGCCCGCTGGACCTGGCCGACGCCTACGCGACCGTCTTCTCCGGGGGCACCCAGTGCGACCCGACGCCCGTCACGGCGGTGCTCGGGCCCGACGGGACGCCGCTCACCGCCGCCGACGGGTCCGCCCTGGACACCGGGGACCACTGCACCCCCGGCGCGCTCTCCGCCCCGGTCGCGCGCACCCTGGCCCAGGTGATGCGCGGGGACGTGCAGTCCTCCCTCGG
This sequence is a window from Geodermatophilaceae bacterium NBWT11. Protein-coding genes within it:
- a CDS encoding DUF4245 domain-containing protein, with translation MADTAPQGQRAPEPDPAPAAPSAAQVRAQKFNAANMVRSLLPLTVIVLVVVGLVTLRQTPEDPVRTVETASTIQLAAARAGYELLVPQDLSDQWRPTSVRTDAGDAVEDGDPVTLQIGWFSPDDQYAGYVVTDDSGADAVTDVLDDATAEGTSELGGRTWERFTTAREETALRFEGDGVVALVTGSAADGELETLAASVGPYSAG
- a CDS encoding exodeoxyribonuclease VII large subunit yields the protein MTAPSSPEQPWPVRTVARKVADWIGRLGEVWVEGQVAQLSRRGSATVFLTLRDGAADLSVPVTCHRDVADRPGLALTEGARVVVRARPDYYVARGSFSLRATEIRAVGLGELLARIERIRALLAAEGLFDAHRKRPLPFAPAVVGLVTGRGSAAERDVLVTAGRRWPAVRFAVHHTVVQGPSAAAGVIEGLQRLDADPTVEVIVVARGGGSVEDLLPFSDEGLVRAIAACRTPVVTAVGHETDTTLVDHVADVRAATPTDAAHRVVPEIGEQRRLVDGLRARARSLVTGRLDQQERWLESVRSRPALADPQRLLAGRAEDVAAMRQRATRTLTHRVDVAVRDLEHARARVTALSPAATLDRGYALVQTADGGLVRDPGQVADDEALVVRVAGGRIPVRVDRQDGSS
- a CDS encoding penicillin-binding protein encodes the protein MRLRTWGGLVGAVLTAGVLVAAGAAPWVVGAGLAGRAATAGQGPLSAEAVAQVTQQLPGVTRVLASDGSLITDFYTRDRTPVTADQIAPVVGTALVDVEDSRFYSHGGVDPIGTLRALVADVTSGGAAQGGSTLTQQLVKQTLLQEATSTAGQQAATADTLGRKLTEARLALALDSRLSKSDILTRYLNTVYFGHGAYGIQAAARTYFSTDAAHLDTLQAATLAGLVQDPSADDPIADPQAARARRDVVLTRMHQLGDLSGADLATDTATPVTTTPGATPPQGCAQAVVGGFFCDYVRTYLTGTLGLTDAQLDAGGLTVQTTLRPDVQRAGDAAVSATVPDSSRLAAVDDVVQPGTGHVLGMSVDRRFGCTDPDCTSVALPTAAARGSGSTYKLFTAAYALEHGYTASFTQTTSDPYTSTVYKENGGTRGTPYQVVNAGHYPETLDLADALVESSNTFFVGLEDHLGSVAGPVRTAQEMGLASLTDDDAQQIVDGEYGSFTLGPQATSPLDLADAYATVFSGGTQCDPTPVTAVLGPDGTPLTAADGSALDTGDHCTPGALSAPVARTLAQVMRGDVQSSLGTARRADVPGHDIAGKTGTSQGNVSVAFVGSTPEYTSSVMVFDPERQTDVGGFGGGKSAQIWHDAMAPVLAEAPTATFPAADRTVLGVPEGGDCPFREGDLTLVC
- a CDS encoding exodeoxyribonuclease VII small subunit; translated protein: MSTPEPAPTQSYEQAREELADVVRRLEGGGLTLEESLALWERGEELAGVCQHWLDEARERLAAAGPDQAQPAE